The following DNA comes from Halobacillus litoralis.
GGATATTATTTCTGGAGCAGGAGTAACTTCTGGTTTGGATCTTGCTATCTATGTTGTGGAAAGAGAACTTGGTCCTAGGATTGCCTATGAAGTGGAGCAGTTGTTTCAATATGAGAAGAGAGGGATCGTATGGAAGAATGAAGGCGCTTTGCCCATGGGCTATAACTCCTCAAAAAGGAATGACGAAGAACTTACGGTGACTGAAACTCATGAATCCCATCCACTTCAAGAGGAGATTGAAGGGACGTGGGAAGTCACCATTTCGACTCCTATTGGAGAAATAGATGTAACCTATGAATTAGAAATTAAAGATAACAAGCTCATTGGAATCGCAGTTACGGATGGTGATCAATCGGAACTGGAGAAAACAGAAGCCATCGGTAACAGGTTGAAGTGGAAGCAGCAGGTCAAAAAGCCAATGAAAATAAATTTGAATTTTGATGTCTCGATTAATGGAACTACCCTTGAGGGGCAAGCTAAGGCAGGAATGATCTCATCCAAGTTAAAAGGGTCTAAGGTATTTAACAAAGGAGCAGTATGAAAAGAAGAAAGTCTTTAATTGTAATCCTGTCTTTGGTTTCTGTGATGTGGGTTCTGCATACGGCATCAAAAAATTTCATAGTCGATCCTGCATTCACTTCTTTTTTGGACAAAAAAGAGATAGATTTAGCTGACGAAGACCTATGGATCGTGATGATCAGAATCCATATCACACTTGCAATCGTTGCTTTAATGACTGGTCCATTAGGTCTTTCAAAAAGAATTAGAAATAATAATCCTTACTTGCACCGGTGGAATGGCCGTATCTATATCTTGGCGATCCTGTCAAATATGGTACCTGGTTACTATGTTGCCATTTATGCGAATGGCGGTTTGCTGAGTGTGATGGTTTTTGGATATTGAATACATTATGGCTTCTTACAACAGTAAATGGATACCTGAATATAAGGAGAAGAGAAATCGCTCAACATAGAAAGTGGATGTTAAGAAGTTTTTTTCTGACCTATGCAAATTTAACCATCTATATTGTTGTCGCTATTTTTCATAATGGGCTTCACTTTGACTATGGTATTTCTTATATCGTTGCTGTTTGGTCATCATTCACTATCAATTTAGTACTAGCAGAGTTTTTTATTCGAAAATCGAACATCTAATTAAAATGTAAAGAGGTTTAACGATGAGCTATATTTTAGAAAATATCGGTTTGTTTCAGACGATTCATCGCAGCTCTTGGATATTTATTTTCACATTGTTTTTCATAACTTATTTCTTATACGGGTTGAATAAAAGCAAAGCCGCAAACATGACGCAAATGTTCTTGCGATTATTTTTTATAGTGATGTTATTTTCAGGGGTTTCATTAGTGATCGCTTATGATTTTGATCCGTTTTACGTAACCAAAGGATTGATTGCCATAATCATGATGGGGCTTATGGAAAGCAGTAATGTGAGGAGAAAGAAAGGGGGACAGAGCAAATCCGCTTTTATTGGTGGCAGTGTTTTATTAGTGTTGGTTGTATTGATGGGTTTTAGAGTAATAAGCTTCTGAAATTTCTCTGCTTTACCAAAGCGAATGAATCAAGAAAGGAGGCTGATTTCATTTAGAATAGATATTAATAATTCAAATAAAATCTGGGCAAACTCTTCCTAGAGGTGATGATTATGGGTAAGGAGAATTTAAAGCTCACTGCTGCAGAGATAGGGACATTGTGGGGGCAGTATGTGAATGGAACGGCCGTCGATACTGTAAACAAATATATGGTAACGATCATAGAGGACAAAAAGATAAAAACACTTTTCGAAGATGCAATAAAGACGTTTGGGAAACAGAAAAAACAACTGACAACATTTATTGAAAACGAGGGGTTTCCAGTTCCGGTCGGGTTTTCTGATTCAGACCTTAATAATGGCGCGGAGAGGTTGTTTTCAGATATCTTCTGTTTGCACTATTTACATATTATGACGCTGCATGGTTTGTTGGGACACACAACGTCGCTCAGTTCTTCAGTAAGAAAAGATTTACGCCATTTTTACGATTCTTGCGATGATGATGCAAAAAGAATGTATCATCAAACAACTGAATTACTGCTGGAAAAGGGTCACTTTCAACGAGATCCGTCCTTTTACCCGGAAGACAATCCGGAATTCATCCAAGATCAACAATTTCTTGATGGTATGTTTGGTGACAAGCGCCCATTAGCCGCAACTGAAATTATCGCTTTATCTCTTAATATCAAAAAGAAGATATTGGAAAAGTCACTTTCCATTGGATTTAGCCAGGTCACGCAATCAAAAGAGGTAAGAAAATTTTTAAAGAGTGCCCAAAATGCATCTGACCAGCAAATTCAAGCGCTAGGTAAAAAACTGAAAGGTGATAATCTACCTGTTCCAATGTCTTGGGAATCAGAGGTGACTGTCTCTCAGGATGCTCCTTTTTCGGATAAGTTAATGTTGTATCATATGGGGTTCTTATTACAATCTTCTCAATCCTACCATGGAGCAGGTCTTGCATCTGCCATGCGAATAGACCTCGTCGCGACTTATGAGAAGATCATATTGAAAAACATCATGATTACAAAAGAATGGTTCAATGTAATGGCAAAAAATAAGTGGCTGGAGCAAACACCTCTAGCTCCAAATCGTCTGGAAATTGCAAAAGACAAATAAAAGTTTCCTGCTCTCTGATTAACTTTGAGGGCAGGATTTTTTGTGTGCTCACAACATTCCTATATAATATAGAAAGTATACTTCCATCTCACAACTAGAAAGAAGGATCACACGTGCCAAAGGTCTTCACTATTATTTTGCAAATCATAGGATTATACGTAATCTATCTATTCGGAACACTTATTCAAAACACCTTTGACCTGTTCATTCCAGGCAGTGTCATCGGTTTGATCGTCCTGTTTGCACTCCTGTCTCTGAAAATCATCTCGGATCGCTGGCTTAAGCAGGGAGTAGGATTCATGATTACCCACCTTCCGTTTTTCTTTATCCCAGCCACGGTCGGGGTTATGAGCTATGCCTATGTATTCGAAGGGAAAGGTGCAATCCTAATTCTCATCGGCTTGTTGAGTACGGCTTTAGTGATGGGGATTTCAGGATTTGTCGCTCAGTGGATGGCGCGAAGGAGGGAGGCAGCCCATGAATGAAGTTCTGACAGCTGTACTTATGATCGGGCTGACGATCCTCTTCTACCAAGGGGCGTTATTCATTTACCGTAGATTTCGCCGGATCTATACCGCCCCGATCATCTTATCGACACTGGCGATCATCGCTTTGCTGCTTTTATTCCATCTTCCATATGAAACGTACATGACAGGGGGCAAGTGGATCGATCATTTGCTTGGTCCGGCGGTGGTTGCGCTTGCTTATCCGCTTTATCAATACCGTGATGTTTTGAACAGAATGCTCCTGCCGATTTTGACAGGGACGTTGATTGGCGCGTTCGTCGGGGTTACTTCTGGACTTCTGCTCAGCAAGTGGGCCGGGTTCAGTGAGTTGATCATCCATTCCATCGTTCCTAAATCGGTGACGACACCTGTCGCAATGTCGATTGCAGAATCAAGCGGCGGCGTGATGCCCCTCGCAGCTGTGTTTGTTATGATTGCAGGCATTGGCGGGGTGCTGATACATCCTGTGGTGATGCGCTATGCCCGTCTGACCCATCCACTTGGAAAAGGGGTCGGCATGGGAAGTGCCTCGCATGCGATCGGGACAGCGACTTCGATGGAACGGGACCCGCTCGAGGGCTCTGTCAGCACCATTGCGATGGTGTTGAGTGCCGTCATCGTTTCGGTCTTAGCTCCGGGGTTGACGTTGCTTCTTATGTAAAAAAAGTGTCTGCCCTCTTGTGTGAGGGCAGACACTTTTTTCTGTCAATATATGTTTTCCTAGCGAATTCCAATTCTTCTTAAACATAAGATTCTACTGTTCCCTCTATGGTTTTAATCGATCAGATTCAATTAAAGAAAGCTCCCAGCGAATAAACTCTTCAGAGGGAGAAGAATATTCTTGATTCACATCGAATCCTCCTTTACAATTAACATGAGTCAAATCGTAATGACTATGAATTAACTATACTGATATTAACTAGAACATAAGAATCGACGTCATAGAAAGTGTATAGTTCATCTATGTTTGAGTAATAAAATGATTCGTAATCATTACTATTTTGTGAGGGGTATCGAATGAGTAAAAATAAGATAGTAGAAATGAAAAATGTATCTTTTAAATATGATAAAGAATGGGTAGTCGAAGATGTGAACTTCACTATCAGGGAGGGCCAATTCCTTGGATTGGTCGGTCCGAACGGTTCAGGAAAATCTACTTTGATTAAGCTGATTCTTGGACTTAATAAGCCTGCTAAAGGAAGCGTGCACGTATTTGGCCAGCCTATTAAACAATTTAGGAACTGGAAAGAAATCGGGTATGTATCACAAAAATCGAACAGTTTTAACTCCGGTTTTCCTGCAAGTGTTTTGGAAGTAGTGAAATCAGGTCTTGTCTCAAGACTCGGTGCCTTCCGATTTTTCAAACGAGAGCACACACAAAAAGCGCTTGAGGCGTTAAAGGTTGTTGAAATGGAAGATTATGCAAACACCAATATTGGAGAACTTTCGGGGGGCAGCAGCAAAGAATATTCATTGCCCGTGCTCTTGTTAGTGACCCTTCCCTATTAATTCTGGACGAGCCGACAGTCGGAGTCGATGCGAAACATGTCACGGAGTTTTACGATTTGTTGGCAAGGCTGAATCAGGAAAATGGGATCACCCTTCTTTTGATCACGCATGATATAGGTACAATCACCAAACATGCGACCCACGTAGCTTGTATGAATAAGACCATCCATTTCCATGGTGCATCAGAGGAATATGATCAATTCAGTGATCAGGATTTGACGCGGATGTATGGCCACAATGTCCAGCAACTCACTCATAATCATGAGCATGGGGAGGTGTCTTCCTGATGTTTGAGAGCTTTTTCCAATATGAATTTTTGCAAAACGCGGCAATCACAGGTATTTTAATTGGTCTGGTTGCACCCTTGCTTGGAGTGTTTATCGTTGTTCGGAGGCTTTCTTTAATTGCAGATGCTCTTTCCCATATTACATTGACGGGAATAGCGGCCAGTCTGTTATTAGAAAAGAGAGTATCCGGAATAAATGATTGGAATCCCGTTTATATG
Coding sequences within:
- a CDS encoding DJ-1/PfpI family protein, with translation MNVQIMLFEGFDLLDVVAPYEVFSAANQFTEEEIDVRFVSVDGGGDVLSGINDFPFKVEGKLDASKKGIVLVPGSSGSMVDGEADSIPMKLKKASETEMGDFIRNAVNDPEMTVTSVCGGSLLIAMTGSIEGRNVVTHHMGMDLLSATGANAVNARVVDDGDIISGAGVTSGLDLAIYVVERELGPRIAYEVEQLFQYEKRGIVWKNEGALPMGYNSSKRNDEELTVTETHESHPLQEEIEGTWEVTISTPIGEIDVTYELEIKDNKLIGIAVTDGDQSELEKTEAIGNRLKWKQQVKKPMKINLNFDVSINGTTLEGQAKAGMISSKLKGSKVFNKGAV
- a CDS encoding DUF1516 family protein, whose translation is MSYILENIGLFQTIHRSSWIFIFTLFFITYFLYGLNKSKAANMTQMFLRLFFIVMLFSGVSLVIAYDFDPFYVTKGLIAIIMMGLMESSNVRRKKGGQSKSAFIGGSVLLVLVVLMGFRVISF
- a CDS encoding DUF3231 family protein; this encodes MGKENLKLTAAEIGTLWGQYVNGTAVDTVNKYMVTIIEDKKIKTLFEDAIKTFGKQKKQLTTFIENEGFPVPVGFSDSDLNNGAERLFSDIFCLHYLHIMTLHGLLGHTTSLSSSVRKDLRHFYDSCDDDAKRMYHQTTELLLEKGHFQRDPSFYPEDNPEFIQDQQFLDGMFGDKRPLAATEIIALSLNIKKKILEKSLSIGFSQVTQSKEVRKFLKSAQNASDQQIQALGKKLKGDNLPVPMSWESEVTVSQDAPFSDKLMLYHMGFLLQSSQSYHGAGLASAMRIDLVATYEKIILKNIMITKEWFNVMAKNKWLEQTPLAPNRLEIAKDK
- a CDS encoding CidA/LrgA family protein; translated protein: MPKVFTIILQIIGLYVIYLFGTLIQNTFDLFIPGSVIGLIVLFALLSLKIISDRWLKQGVGFMITHLPFFFIPATVGVMSYAYVFEGKGAILILIGLLSTALVMGISGFVAQWMARRREAAHE
- a CDS encoding LrgB family protein, with translation MNEVLTAVLMIGLTILFYQGALFIYRRFRRIYTAPIILSTLAIIALLLLFHLPYETYMTGGKWIDHLLGPAVVALAYPLYQYRDVLNRMLLPILTGTLIGAFVGVTSGLLLSKWAGFSELIIHSIVPKSVTTPVAMSIAESSGGVMPLAAVFVMIAGIGGVLIHPVVMRYARLTHPLGKGVGMGSASHAIGTATSMERDPLEGSVSTIAMVLSAVIVSVLAPGLTLLLM